ACATTAATAGAATAAAGACGTGATCAAGGAATTGACTTAAAAGATTTGAATGTCACATTGCATGATATAAGAGatgtgttcattttttttccttttcttgtatttcaaggtagagaaaataataaaatgcatCCTATTCAGTTTTTTCACAAACTAAGAGTatgaaaagtttaatcaatatcTGTGGTACTGGTggcatgtatgtatgtatgtatattgtAGCAGGCACACgtaattctctttcatttGGTAATAAATATGTGCAGCGTGATCATTTTCAAACCTAATCTTGGTTTCTTCAAAACAGGTGCATTTCAGACCTAATCTTGTTGTTTATGACAGAAATATGGCCGACCAACCAATCTCCATGTTAAACCTTAGCCACATGCTGAAAGCAGACCAAGTTAGGAAAGGTTGAAAAACTTGTCCCACAaccaattattatttgttcaCCTGTTTTTCGGTATGATGATGAAAATGTGTAATGCATGtcttatttctttatatattgaCATCCTAACTCTTACTCTtgtaagaacaaaaaattaaaagaaaagtttgtATTGAAAAGACATTTGacagaaaataacattttaaagTCGATGTAAAGATGTAATTACACACTCGACATAAGAAATCCGAACCCTCAAACGATTGTTATTGTTGAAGTCTCGATAATGAGTACTTGATTTTTAGTCCAAGATCCTTTAAATTGATCGCTCGAGATTTTAATTAGTAGACGAGCTCCAAATTTTGATACAATATTTGACAACTTTTgcagtaaatataaaaactatcatttttaaaaaatatcgacGTATTGAACCAATATTCCGCTATAAATTCACATAGTACATATAAGAATTTTCTACATCAAATTTGAGAGCCAATTTATTGGAGAAAAATCGGCGTTTGCTTGGCTGAATAGCTCTGTGTCAGTAGCAGAAGACTATGTTTCCAACTACCATCATAACTCAAGCTTCAAATGCAGAGCCAGCAACCTTGGACGGAGCTGCTAAGCTATGAAGCCACAGTTCGGCAAGAACCACCATTTTCTGATAATGCTGGGGGAGTAGGCCTTTGAGAGTGGGGCAGATTCTTGGCATAAACATCATGAACCAGTTTTACATAGTCTTCGACTTTGTCGGGCGTCCAATCGTCAGTTCTGATAGGAGGAAGATACCTTACAGTTAGAGGCGCCGGTCTAACATGCAAGCTGCCCTTCCTCCAAGCTCGATGGGTGCCCGTCAAGATGATGGGGACTATCGGGCGACGTGTTTGCAACGCCAAGTGCACAAACCCCTGTTGCATAGATGCAATTTTGATTTAGAACTTCATATAATGATAAGGGTATGATGCACCGACACTTCAAGTAATCACCCCTACAGCGTCCTGACATGTGTCAAACccgaaaagaacaaaaaacaaaagaaagacacGAGTGTCAAACACACTGTTTAGCATGTCTGATATATAggttcttttataattttaagaagtaAGGTGGCTAACAACATTTTTCTCTTCCTATTAgttttattcctttttctcAATCTTTCTTCTCTGGTGTGTCTTAATGAAAACGTCACTGACAGGAATTATCAGTGCACTAATTAAGAGGGATATCCATGCAAATACTCAAACAACATGGGTggtttatataatataaccataGTCGAGGGGGTGATAACCTAATAATACGCCTTGTCAACGTCTACAACTATGAGATCGAAAAACCAGTTATTGATCTTACCTTCTTAAAAGGTAACAAACGTCCATTCTTGGACCGTGTGCCTTCTGGAAAAATGATCAATGACAGATTGTTCCTAACAACTGCATCAGCAGCCTGCAGGAGAGACTAGTGGTTAGCAGATGCTGTAATCTGCCTAATAGCAAGATCATAAGTAGGTGAAATATTCAACTACCTCCTTCATGGACTCAATGGCTGCCTTTGGATTCGACCTGTCGATCCGCAGATGGTTTGCCAAAACATACAACTGTCCGAAGAgtggataaaatattatctgcACAAAAACAGATTGCAAGAATTCTTGAAATGCTGTCATGATATGCTAAACGAGTCGAGGGTAGGGAGAGATAATAACGATACCTACCTCTTTCTTTGCAATGCCAACAGTTCCAGTGGGAGTAAGCCACATAATAAGGAAGATGTCTATGGGGGATGCAtgattacttatataaatGGCTCTCTCGTTCGAGTACTCAGCGCCTTGTATCGTTATAGGATTCCCCAAAATCCACATCTGCGCGCAGGCAGTCCCGCAATCAATATGAATATCGCGTATGATCAAACATAGTAAACAACTGTTTAAGTGCAAGAACAAGTCAACTGTTTGAGCTGTTGGCTAAGACGTTATCAAGCTCAATTCTTGATCTTGATATCTGATAGAGTTATAAAAGCATTAGCTCCTTATTTGGTGGGATTTAGATACTGTTATGTTAGAGTTCAGACATTGTTAACATATTATAGCAACCTTGTGATGTCATGGTCATTGAGAACAGTAGTTTCAGCTTAATTTCCCATTCAAAGCCCAGCTAAGGTCCCCATCTTCAAAGCAGACAGACGGacagagaaagaagaaaacggctttcttaaatttcttgaaaaactaGCCACATCATTTGCTCCAAATTTGAGGATAGTATCCCCCTTCCCTTTCCATGTCTGTCTCTCCTTTACCAGCTCAACTAACCACATTCATAAATTTCTAACAGGGCTCACTGtatatatcaaacaaaaaacaacgtgaaacattttaaaaagacCAACAATTTGCTATAATATTGATGTGGGGTTCAGTACCCATCCTAAGAAAATTACCATTATGCCTTCATCATCTTCGAAAATACGGAAaactcataaatatttttttgaggtTTAGCATGATTACGGATACTTCTcgttatttagaaaaattataaataccctcctcaatagaaaataattatgtagcctTAGACGGTGAAGTGGacattaattactattttacccttgctaaattattttaaaaaatatttgaaaaaatgtaaaaaaaaattaaggtgggtaaaataaatattctagagaaaatattaattcataaaaatatttcaaaattttctaaaaaatatatcaaataatttataatgtaaaagGCACTTTAATCAGTTCAACACAAAAATCAGACCGGAAAATTAATggaaactaataaaattggGCTCGTTGTAGACGAATGTTAAAATTaggagatatttgtaattttcaaataacgagaaaatatttgtaattatatcaaatatcataaGATGGTTAAAGTTATcgtgaaaaatataaaaattaacatcatTTTATTCAGGTGGAATCAGTTGAAATCTCATCAAACTCGTTGAATCATTGATATCAAGTCCATTGGACCCATCAATTCTGAATTATGCGAATTCTACACAAAAGCTCGTATGCTTTAACTCTACAATTTAATGGCATTATTGATATAAGCGTCAAAGGACGTTCATATTTATCGAAACCTACCCAACAACCACATCACACATATGCTGGTCATAGGGTTTGAACCATAATCAAACACCATCTCAGTCACACGTTGCATTTAATCTGGACTACTAAGCTACGTATGTCATGcccatttgttttaaattttcacagaTTAAGTACGGACCGTATAATGTGTACGATCGGAGGGTacagtaaattacaataatttctccaaaaatttcatataattaaaaatatcttttcgttagttaaataattatcaatatcttcCTTATTTTAACGGCTACTTAACAATTAGCTCAATCCGAAAggtttttatccattttatataataaattgaccaaaatgcccttgtaaattaaaaattatgattttatttgttttttacatttttttaattttttgttggactaagtggatattttttattaatttttaaaatttctctatCCACcccatccaattttttttaaattttttattttttgttaaaaaatataataagggCAAACTTGACAATTTGATAGCTTCCtccaagaattatataatttcatcaaatattataaagtatttataatttttcaaataacgtattcgtaattgtaatttacgttattttattattttttgtccatttcaccaacaaaagaaaattataaatttaatgatttttttttaccttttaaaaaagaataagaaaaaacaaaggaaaaatcCCGAAGTTGGGGAATAGGATATCAGAATATTCATGAGTAGAAACCAACTTATTTTAGGACTTACCAACATTTTCCCGGTGACATGGCCGTAGATGTTCCCCTGCCTAATCCTCTGGTACGGCCACGGCAGCAGCACCACCATGATCACACCCCATATGAACGTCGTCAACATCATTGACACAAAGCACACGACAATTCTCACCCATGATATAAGCACCGGGAACCACCCGGTGTCGTCGTCGTCCGTGTAGTATTCATGGCCTCCTGCCCTTTTCTGCTGTCCATCCACCATTGCTCTGGGCGGCGGCTCGGTGTTTGGCCCCGTGCTGGCGTCGAAGTAGCTTCCGAACCTCCTGTTCCGCAAGAATCCACCCAACCCAGAAGTTTCCATGGAGAAATCAATtatgaatcaaagaaaaatgaagtcCCTTTTGCCTGTGTTGCTACAAATATATCAATCTGTCAGAAAACACAGAGTAGAGACATCTCAGGGGAGTGATTACTCTGAGTTTGGCTGGTTGTAGAGGGAatgaagataaagaaaaagcaaagagTTATAGTGAAGAATTACATGAGATCCTTGCAGTAGAAGATAGATAAAGCAAATTCAGTAGAAACGTGCGGCCAAACAGAGACAGAAGCAGGAACTAAAAGGAGAGTTTTCAAATGTTTTATGATTGCTGCAAGTCAACTGAACTGGTAATACAAGTCAGCCAGCAAAGCAAAAAACAAAGCACCAGAAAATTCCATTCTTGAAATTCCAAAACTTATCACATAAGCACACGTTTTCGTCAGGAAGCCATGTCTTCCTTGTTCTATGTATAATACAAACGGGAGTTACAACAATGGAGTTTGAGGGTGTCTGGAGAGAAGAGGGAGTACTTGCAGTGATTGAGATTGAAAGTAGAAAGAAAACTGGAGGCCAGAAATCAATGGAAAGAGAGAAGTAACAAGACAAAATGAGAAGCTAAGGTAAGGGGGCTAATGCCTAATGGGCCTTTTCCTATATTTCTTAGGGTGTGATTGCTACGCTAGGTTTTTATTTGGGGAATTCTATCCAATTTTCAAACACGTGACGTCTGCTTTTTTGGGGAtttattaccttttttttaatgctACCATACCCTTAATTGTGACAggaaacttttattattttgcaacaggaatcaaaaaattttagacCACAAGAAAGGTGGTTCTTCAGAATACCCATTGTAGAGTAAGTTTTACATGACCAGCACCATCTAAACAGAGATCACTAGAATTGTCAAGAAAATAGATTGGCGATCACTAAAGTTggaatttgatataaaaatttggCCAGTTTGTTGGCATTTTCACTTTCAATAGcaaatgaatattttcagttttgtttaattttcgTGTGAGATGTGAATgttttgaatcaattaataaaattacattttatattgaaCTATGGTGTCAATCAAcgtaaaaccaaacataaaaacttcaaaaatgaaaatgcaaaGACCAGAAAGAAAGTATTTGTAGACATGATCTGAGGTGTCAATTTGCAGCCAACAAATTCAGGTTCTTACACAGCGTGCTAAGTGTTGGTTCTAGTACTTGCAATATTCGCAAGGTTTCCAAACCTGATgctgtattaaaaataataaataattacatatatgaAGTGTACATTGGAAATAGGAGAAGAtgtcataaaatataaaagacgAATATATACACCATCTCATCCTACAAATGCATGTTATACATACATACTCTCTTATGAACTGAGAATCATTTCTTCTTTGGAGCAGATTTCTTCTTGGCAGCAGTTGTCTTCTTAGCAGCAGTTTtcttctttgaattttttaaccCCATTCCACTTTCCTGTCAAcacattgaaaataatatcaccAATATAAGATTGAAGTTTGCTGGGATAAGCATTCTGAATTTGATTACACAGAGTTACCAAAAGCAGggtaaattcatcaaaaacaTGGATGCATCAGGTTAACAAGATCTTTCATACCAACTACAGCCATTTTGCTCCAAAATAATTTGGAAATTGTGCATAccaacatcatatataaacGACAATATGTAAGGCTATATTTTAGAGAGGTCAAACAGGAGAAGAGCAATCCATCCAAACAATCCATAGGCACATCCGAGAGAAGCCCAAGATATCATCAGAAAAGTACCTTCCTGTAGTGAATGTAAGCAATTTTACCAGTAAACTCCTTCCCATTCTTGTCCACATAAACCTGAAAAGTATTTAACAATTTGGTAAAGATACAATTGGAGAAAATAGATTAAACATGCAtctcaaaagaaaaggatcCTGGTCAAGGGTGCATATGAATATTCCACTGTTTGTTAACaagcaaagaaaagaaaaatggtgcTTAGGGGTTTATCTGAACTCCGAAGGCAACAAAGTATATCAGCAATTTTATCTATATCATTTGGGAGGACAAATCCCATTAAGATTGCATCCTATGTGTGGGTAAATGTGATTGGCATTCGTCTTTACTGCACCAAGAAGTAGAATGTACTGGAAGGAATCACAGCTAAAATGAAAACTAGTCTTGATAAAGAATTAAGCATATATAGGAAACATCCTTGCATATAGTTCATCAGAAATAATAAGTGTTAAACTAGAGCGAAAAGAATAAACATTAGATACAATCAGAAAATTTTTACTTACTTTGTGCCCATCTGAGCCCGTATACCAGTGACCAGCAGATCTACTAACTGCATGTACCCTTCGGTTGCCAGCATTTTTTGGAAGTCCAACACAATTTTTAGGGTTCACCCAGTTCTCAGAATCTTGTGATGCATTGTCAACCTGAgactttttgacatttttcttGCTTCTTGTGGAGCTTTTCTCAACATTTTGGCTCTTATTTGTTTGCCTggaattattttcttgggcAAATTGGCCCCTGCAGAAAAATGAACAGATTCAATTGATAAACTTTCACAtgtaaaacaataaaagaagatttaaaaaaagaaattacttaaTATGCTTACATGTAATCAATTATTGATACATTTTGTTGCTTGTATTCTTGGTTGCTTCCTGCTCCCAAGGGGAAGAAGTAGGGCAAACGCTCACGCACTAGTTTCTGAATTCTTGAATCCTTGTGGAAAAAATAGGAATGAGCAGGAGGAAGAGAGCCCACATCCAACGTCCTCTCATTGTCAGAGACCTTACAGTCAACTTCTGATTTACTCTTGTTTTTCACgtttttgaaatattcttCACAGACTTCATCAAAAGCAGGTGTAAGAATGTGGGAACTCTTCTCTGAACAGAAATCTTTCCATAAGTCATCATTTTGGCACTTGCCAACTGATGCTTCTTTTTTCTCCCTATTGCTCAAAGCTACATGTTTACTAGTATCTGATTGTTTGTTCAGAGACAAAGTTGCACGACGCATTTCTTTGCTTGTGTCTTCAATCACGGAAGGATCATCAGAATCAGAATCAGAATCAATCAACTGGAATCTTCTCAGAGGACTCACAGTTAATTTAGGAAATATCTCATTGTTGCCTTTTGTTTCCATATTGGCGGAAGCCGAAGCTCTTGAAATTTCTTTCCACTTTCTTGATCTCCATTGGCTTCCAGAATCTAAACTCACAACCCCCTGTCCACGCAGGGATGGCTTTGAGCTGCTACACACAGAATTAGTAGGACGAATGCCTGCTATTTAGAACAAATAACAAACTTAGATTATCAATATCAGCATACACAGGGAATGGCTGATCAAATGATGTACCTATAAAGTTAAGCCATTAGCAACACACGCTAAACGCAATAATCAGGGTTTCAGATGATGCGGGTCATTTTAACAAACAGCTTTTCAGCAAGGCCCTATAGAGCGTCAAGCTTTGCCTGTTAAGTACTTCACTAAGGTTACATGAGATGCCTTCACAATCAAACAGTACTTACAACAACAGCAAATTCTGTTTTCAACCTACTGCGTCTCCAATTGTTTGTTATGTCTAGCTTTGGAATAAAGCATTTCAAATCTCAAATATGCATCTATTATATTCCTACCAGCAACAACAGCTTCTAGTATTCCTGTTACAAAAGCAatggaattttttaaataatgatggaAAACCATTAAGAAAAGAAGTTGCGTCATTTGTATGCAATATCTTTTGCAACTTCAGCACAGCCACATATAATTTCagctttttttctcttttaaatgTCTAGAACCTAGATCTGCACATGCTCCTGGTGACTCCTCCAGCATGCACCTAGGATTGAGACAATATCAAAAGGGAATGTgcatatgtaatatttcacttttatacattcttgattaatttaagCCAGATTCACAAGGAAAATATTTGCACATGTGGATGACTACCATTCACTTTATGATAGCTGCTGCACACACAGCTCAGTAACGTATATTCGCCTGAAATGCGGAGCAAGAGAGGTCAGCTAACCCAAGCCTCAAATGAAGAGGCCTGCTCTATCAAACATCTATAATGCTATAACACCACATCACTCCATTCACGTGTTTCTTTCCATTAGAAGACAACAAAAGACTTCCCACGCACAAAATAGTCGTGCAAACATCAAagtaatttcaaacttttaacTAATTTCCAAGATTTCTGTATACTTCCAATGCTGGAAATACATTGCAGATACTCCTGCTTTACCAAAAAAGGCCATTGTAATAAACTGACCATCAAACCAACATTACGAAATTCAAATACCTCTGGGCCAATCTTCCTCGGAAGAGAAATCCTCGATCTCATCATCCACATTGCAGGGCGCACCCTCAGAATCCGTCTTTCTGGACTGGGATGTGGGTTGTACCGTGGGTCCACGGCAAAGCCTTTTGAGAGCCGGAGGTGGGTCCGAAACATGAGAATCGGAAACCCTAACGGGAGATTCGAAATCATCCTCGCTGTCTTCTACAATCGTCCGGAGATTGACAGCTGTTGGTCGCCTCTTAGCTGGCCGGAGTAGCGAATCGggtggtggggtggggtggggctCCGAGTGGAGATCAAAATCGAGCCCTAGAGAGAAGGATGGAGGCTCAAAATCATAATCCGCCATGAGAGACACGGTGGCTTGCTAGGGTTCTTTATCCAAAAATGAGATCGATGAAAAATTGGGAGTGAGGTTTTTCAATTTGGGGGGATTGGCGCCAAGAATGAAAtatgagaaattgaaaagagtGGCGCGGTTTAGCAATGAAGCCACCTCCACCTCAAATCAAATCTGCCCTACTCCAAAAAGCCCTCCGAAATTTAACCGTCCgcgttccttttttttttctttttctttttctttttctttttcttttatcttgtTTGCTGTGATTGAAATagaagtaaattttaaatatttttttatttagtatgaaaaaattactttttttaatttttaaaaattaatcatttttctttattttgtattagcatatttatattaaaataatttaaagttactaaaaaatttaaaaagtaagtttaatatacttaaaaataaaaataagcgTCAAACAAcgacaataataatttttatatgtcaACATTTcgaataaaataagtattgttttttagtttaaaCTATTCAgtctcaaataaataaaaattactaccACAAccctaatttaatttcaaacaCATGTGCATTTATCGGTACCGAAATTATGTGGGTGTTATTAGggggagaaagaaaaaataattggagagaaattatatttgtagGCAATATAGTTCATAAAAGTAAAATCGATACTTTCTGGTATTTTTagatcttatatttttattttttcgatccaatttgaattttgaaataattttatatatatttaattttactttattttcgTCTATTATATCCAGCCAAGCATCAAAGTTCTCTTTATGCAttctattttacttttatttctcttatacatcaaattttcaCCCTAATTAAACCAGCACTAAAAGAGCAAAAGTGGGAGTTATGGGACATTTACTAGTGTTGAAATGCATATTTACAACACGGGAGAAAACGAATTTTTCGAGCTCGAGTCGGCTCAAttcatctgccacccctaatTGTTGTTACTCATCTGATGAGGGCGAATTCGTAAAAGTGTGCCCTACGTTGGACGAAGGTATCGGACAAGCATCTTTGCCCCTCTCCACATGTAAAATTCATTTCGTGCTCTTGGAGAGGtaaaacttaattatttttacatcaaatataaatattggaataattacgccacttttttaaaattttgtgtaattaaataataacttcatattattttaaaaaaattatacctaaCATCCtcaacatttattttcatccaacatatttatatttatattttccgTATAATAAACAATACCCATTACCACATAtcatttgtatttatattaatttaactagAGTAATGTAAAATACAGAACATTATATTCtttcattataattacttCTATACccatcaatttataatttttatttaaataaaaaaaatacacatacatctacaaaaaaatattaacattatttacaaaccatcccaatttttttacaattattagataatttttttaattatgcaaaatataaacataatttatatatataaatatcgtaattctatataaatataaacataatttatatatataaatattttaattctatatattatttgagtGTGAACCTTATTAGATGAATACCCAATCCAGTGGCATTGACCAAGTCTGTCCAAGTGATTTATCAGCTGGCTCGACACCCTAATCTCAGGTCACATGGCGCCACCCACTTTGATTGgacgttgaaaatttatggtGATTGATGGTACAAAATATATGGGGGtttataccaaaaatatttttggatctcatctaaaataattatttttttgaatctAGACATACTTGTATGATTCGTACATTATCTTTTTGAAtctgaattaaattttaaattttatttattagaaaaatatcatgCTACTTATTATAACACACTTAATCAAATACCggaaaatactatttaataataattaataatttaaattattattttcataaaagtcAATCTTTCCTATTCTAAGTTGggtttttttctctatttgtAATGTTGAGGATTCTTTCTCTGTTTTACCCACCAACACCAACCACAAATTATTTGCATTTCACCCTCTAATCATTTCATTATTCTTTATGAATAAGTTTTCTCTATTATATGcataatattatagaatataacaaataagctTTAAAAGGTCgaatagtttataaaattaagagtaaattacattggtGTCATTGATattaggtataattatacatacgcTCAAAATGATAAgtacattattttaaaattataactttatttaCATTGTTCCCATCACGGGAGAACAACTTAAACATATCATTCAACTAAATCACAATTGTACTCTATTTGAGacgtacttataattttacaacatATGTAAAGGGAATGTTGATGTATcagcccaaaattaattgacCAGACCAAAAAGGTGCAAAGTGAAAGACTCAATTACTATGTGTAAGGCTCATAATCTGGTTAGAGAATTAATCAAAGAACAATTATATATCTGATTGAAGGGGAAAATTTTAGCCCGAACccaatttggtaaaatttaaatcattcatatgacaagtgtaatatacttatcgTATGATTGGTATacagttcaaaaaaaattatcaattacacaacaagtataatacactcactctgtaattgatttaattcgaATGAGAATTTTTCCTAATTCaagtttcttaattttttattacttaaattagattttcatttaaattttgaatggacACTTGCTATGCGCCTACTGTTATTAaggtttaaatttaattttaattaattaagttcaaaTGATTagatatttcaatttaatggattatttcatcatatgaatcaatctaagtacaaaaaaattttaattaatcaattttattattaattaatattttgaaataataatatattttaaaataaataaaagctgGACCAGCACCAACCAAATGATTCCCAAAATTTAGGtacaaacataaattaaaataaactttacaaaaaataaaaacattagaCTTCACTCCAATTTCctacataaatatttctatttacaTAGCCctcaaaatttttacaaaatgtGACAAAAGAATCAgacaaatcataaaaatttggATGAACACGACCGCGAATGTTGAATTGACGCAATTACCCTCATCGTCACTCAGGTATACTCTGCAGCGCGGGCCTCCAGGACCGTTGATGGGCCTCAAACCGATCACCCACGTCCATCAACTGCGCTAAAACCTGTTGCACTGACAGCCCTTGTGCATCTGCTTTCTTCACCAGCTGCTCCAACTCTTTCTTCGAGATTTTGATCTTCACCTCCGTAGAAGATAAAACGCCGTCGCTTTCTCCCAGAAGGCTTTTCTTCTGTACGCCGAGAGAGTGGCTGTAGAGATCCCCCCGGGTTCCGGTTTTATCACCCGATGCGAACGAGCCCCAGTCTTCGCCGCCCCATTCCGCGGCGGATCCTTTCCTTATGCAGTTTCCCATACTATAGTATCTACTCTCTGTGCGTGTAAATGGATATCTCTGGGCTGTATGTATAGAATTTGAGAGTGGAAGGAGAAGCGGGTGATATATAAAAGGGGCGGGTAAGGCAGGTGGTTGTGGTATGTGGGGCCCGTACACCTATTTCGGGTTGGCTCAAACTGAAGGCTCATTAGGTGACGCCACCGCCACTGAGTCGTCTAATTGAAGGGACTGGCGGCTGAGCTCGGCTACTAACCTGGCTTGTTCGATTTGCTTACGTTTCTTGATTTCCTGAGAAATACTTAAAAACCGCCAGCATTGAAGGGATCCGAGTTGTGTTGGTTGACCCGGTTGGGGAAACCATGTCAATCCGCCAAGTCATACAAGTAATCTTTCAAAAGGTAATTGAGGTGCAGTTATCTACTCAATCCTTTTAAATGTGTCTGTCTTTattaaaatgtgaaatattATGACAAGACTTTTTTCGGATATTATAATTCCAAAGtgattatatttaagaataatcaattaaatgagGTGTGAACTCTTTTTCCAGATAGATGATACGTGTACCGTCAGGGATAAGACTTTCCAAGTGTC
This genomic window from Sesamum indicum cultivar Zhongzhi No. 13 linkage group LG12, S_indicum_v1.0, whole genome shotgun sequence contains:
- the LOC105174862 gene encoding 1-acyl-sn-glycerol-3-phosphate acyltransferase; the protein is METSGLGGFLRNRRFGSYFDASTGPNTEPPPRAMVDGQQKRAGGHEYYTDDDDTGWFPVLISWVRIVVCFVSMMLTTFIWGVIMVVLLPWPYQRIRQGNIYGHVTGKMLMWILGNPITIQGAEYSNERAIYISNHASPIDIFLIMWLTPTGTVGIAKKEIIFYPLFGQLYVLANHLRIDRSNPKAAIESMKEAADAVVRNNLSLIIFPEGTRSKNGRLLPFKKGFVHLALQTRRPIVPIILTGTHRAWRKGSLHVRPAPLTVRYLPPIRTDDWTPDKVEDYVKLVHDVYAKNLPHSQRPTPPALSENGGSCRTVAS
- the LOC105174861 gene encoding uncharacterized protein LOC105174861 isoform X1, translating into MADYDFEPPSFSLGLDFDLHSEPHPTPPPDSLLRPAKRRPTAVNLRTIVEDSEDDFESPVRVSDSHVSDPPPALKRLCRGPTVQPTSQSRKTDSEGAPCNVDDEIEDFSSEEDWPRAGIRPTNSVCSSSKPSLRGQGVVSLDSGSQWRSRKWKEISRASASANMETKGNNEIFPKLTVSPLRRFQLIDSDSDSDDPSVIEDTSKEMRRATLSLNKQSDTSKHVALSNREKKEASVGKCQNDDLWKDFCSEKSSHILTPAFDEVCEEYFKNVKNKSKSEVDCKVSDNERTLDVGSLPPAHSYFFHKDSRIQKLVRERLPYFFPLGAGSNQEYKQQNVSIIDYMGQFAQENNSRQTNKSQNVEKSSTRSKKNVKKSQVDNASQDSENWVNPKNCVGLPKNAGNRRVHAVSRSAGHWYTGSDGHKVYVDKNGKEFTGKIAYIHYRKESGMGLKNSKKKTAAKKTTAAKKKSAPKKK
- the LOC105174861 gene encoding uncharacterized protein LOC105174861 isoform X2; this translates as MADYDFEPPSFSLGLDFDLHSEPHPTPPPDSLLRPAKRRPTAVNLRTIVEDSEDDFESPVRVSDSHVSDPPPALKRLCRGPTVQPTSQSRKTDSEGAPCNVDDEIEDFSSEEDWPRGIRPTNSVCSSSKPSLRGQGVVSLDSGSQWRSRKWKEISRASASANMETKGNNEIFPKLTVSPLRRFQLIDSDSDSDDPSVIEDTSKEMRRATLSLNKQSDTSKHVALSNREKKEASVGKCQNDDLWKDFCSEKSSHILTPAFDEVCEEYFKNVKNKSKSEVDCKVSDNERTLDVGSLPPAHSYFFHKDSRIQKLVRERLPYFFPLGAGSNQEYKQQNVSIIDYMGQFAQENNSRQTNKSQNVEKSSTRSKKNVKKSQVDNASQDSENWVNPKNCVGLPKNAGNRRVHAVSRSAGHWYTGSDGHKVYVDKNGKEFTGKIAYIHYRKESGMGLKNSKKKTAAKKTTAAKKKSAPKKK